DNA from Pseudoalteromonas rubra:
GGCTGATCTGCCTCTGACACAACTGAAGCCGTTGGCGAAAGAAGTCGAAGATGAGCTGTTGCAGCTGTCTAATATTTCTTTGGTCGATCGCAATATGCCGGAATATGAAATTGCCATTGAAGTTGACCCGGATGCGCTGCGCCGTTACAACATGTCGATGGAAGAAGTGGCCACGGCGATCAGTCGCTACTCAACCAATGTCTCAGCCGGTCAGATCCGGACCAATTCGGGCCTGATCTCCGTACGGGTCGAAAATCAGAAATACCGTGGTAACGAATTCCGCCGTATCCCGGTTAAAGTGGGCGAAAACGGCGCTAAAGTGCTGTTGCAGGATGTTGCAGAAATCAAAGACGCCTTCATTGAAGGTGAATTCTACTTTCAACTCAATGGTGTGAACGCCGCTTATCTGTCGGTGAAAGCGACCAACGATCAAAACATGGTGCCAATCGCCAATACGATCCACTCTTACATTGAAGCGAAGAATAAAACGCTACCAGAAGGGGTTGAGTTAACGGCCTTTGTGGACATGACTTATTACCTTGAAGCGCGTCTGGCCATGATGAAAAAGAACATGTTCCAGGGGGCGATTCTGGTCGCCATTATGCTGAGCATTTTCTTACGCTTTAAGCTCGCGTTCTGGGTTATGGTGGGTCTGCCTGTGTGTTTCCTGGGCGCCATTATGATGATGCCGGTATTTGGCATCAGTATGAACATTGTGTCTCTGTTTGCCTTTATCATGGTGCTGGGGATCGTGGTGGATGACGCCATTGTCATAGGCGAAGCCGCCTATACCGAAATTGAGCGTAAAGGACCTGGCGTGAATAACGTGGTGGTTGGCGCGAAACGGGTCGCCACACCGGCCACATTCGGGGTATTGACGACCATGGCGGTGTTTGCCCCTATGGTGTTGTCGAGTGGCCCGGAAGCGGCGTTCTTCAAATCGATAGCGGTTGTGGTGATGCTGTGTCTGGCCTTCAGTTTGATTGAATCTAAGTGGATCCTGCCAGCACACATTGGCCATACCAAGTTTTCACCGATGCGTGAGGGCAGCTGGCGTGCGAAGTTCAACACGCGTTTCTTCGCCTTTGTGAATGGGCCTTACCGCAACCTCATTGAAACCTGTGTACAGTGGCGCTGGACGGTGCTGTGTGGCTTTGTTGGTATGCTCATACTGAGCGTGTCACTGATCACCTCGAATCAGGTCAGGTTTGTGGCGATGCCCAAAGTACCACACGATTACCCTATGGTGAAACTGACCCTGAACGACAATGCCTCGGACTCGCAAACGTTGGAAGCGCTGACCATCATCGAAAACATGATGTTGAAAGTGGAAGACGAGATCGAGCAGGAATATGGACAGCGCATGATCAAAGACATCATGGTCTGGAATGAGGGTCGTACAGAAGGCAACGTGCTGGCGGTATTGGTAGAAGAAGACGACCGCCCGTTTGATGCCTTTGAGCTGTCGCGTCGCTGGCGTGAAAACATGCCGGACATTGCTGGTGTGAAGTCTTTGCTGGTAATTGATGACGTTAACGATGAAGGTCAGGGGCAGGGCGAGTTTGGCTATCTGCTGTATGGTCCGGACATCGATATGCTCAATGCTGCGGGTCGCCAGTTTATTTCTATGCTGCAACAAGAAAAGGGTCTGTTTGATGTGAGTTCAAGTATCGACCCGGAAAGCAAAGAAGTGCAGCTGGTGCTCAAGCAGGTGGCGTACGATTTGAACCTGAGCCTGTCAGACATTGCTAACCAGGTAGGCATGAGTTTCTATGGTGGGGAAGCGCAGCGCGTGATCCGCGATGGTGAAGAAATCAAAGTGATGGTGCGTTACCCGCGCCTGGACAGGGAAGCCTTCTCATCACTGAAGCATACGGTCATCACAACGCCTGAGGGCAAAGACGTGATGCTGGGCGATGTGGTTGAGTTCGTGGAGCGCCCGGGTGTGAGCTATATTCGTCGTGAAAATGGCTACCGCACTGTGTATATCTACGGCAACATTGATGAGCAGGTGATTGAACCTAATCAGGTGGTTGAGAATATCAAAAATAACCTGTTGCCTAAGCTGTTTGAACAGTTCCCTGAAGTGAAGACCGAACTGGGCGGTGATATCGAAGAAGATCAGGCGCAGGCCAACGAGCAAATGATGTTCTTCATTGCCGGTATGTTTATTGTTTATATCTTACTGGCGGTGCCGCTGAAGAGTTATGGTCAGCCGTTAATCATTATGTCGGTGATCCCGTTCAGCCTGGTCGGTGCCATCTGGGGCCATTGGTTCTTTGGTCTGGATATGAGCATGATGTCGACTTATGGTCTGATTGCGGCGGCGGGGGTTGTGATCAATGACTCGCTGGTCATGACCGATTATGTGAACCAGGTGAGAAAAGAAGGCGTGAAGCTGAAAGATGCCGTGGTTGAAGCCGGGTGTGCGCGTTTCAGGGCAATTACCCTGACGTCTATCACCACCTTTGCCGGTGTTATGCCCATCATCTTTGAGACCAGCTTACAGGCTAAGTTTGTGATCCCCATGGCGGTATCACTGGGCTTTGCGGTGCTGTTCGCGACCTTGATCACCCTGGTGCTGGTACCGTGCCTGTATATCATTCTAATTGATATCAGCAAGGTATTTGGCGGGTTCTTCGGTGTGTTTGGTAAAGCCGCACGTCATGTTATGAATCGCGGGGCAAGTCAGCCGCAAGGCTAACTATCTGCCAAAGTTACAACCTTTAGAGGCCAGCATTCGCTGGCCTTTTTTATTGGTTAATGAGGTAAATTTTTTGTGTATATTGTGGTTTTATTAAGTTGCAATAAAATGTACCTTTATTGTATATTAAATGTAGTATTTGATGAGTGGTTTTATCGCTGCTCTTAGATACTTTGTGTTGACGAACTATGGAATTAATAAAAGGAAATTAAATGAGTCGTTTTTATTTTGCTATTTATACAATGCTAGTTTTCTCTTCTCTTCTTAATCAGGTGGAAGCGAAGGATGGTATTTTTTTCAAATCTCAGGGATATGAAATTGGGGTCGACCCCGAATTTGAGAACCGTAGTGTATCTCGTTTGATGTTTAGAGTGGACTGTGGTTATTACGGTAACTGCCAGACCAATGAGTTTCAGACTAAGTTACTGGAAGATTTTGCTGCCGCTTTGAAATATCGTCGTTTTTACAAGTATGTAGAGCGTTGGTATGATCCTTGTTTCCAGGTACATGAAAATTGTATACCTCATGATGTCAATCCAGGTGTCAGCTCATCTGATAAACTGAATGAAGACTACGCTGATATTCAGTCAGGTAACCGCAGGCCACAGCCTGAGCCTACACACCCTGGCTTCTTTACCAAATTATGGGACTCTGTAGCCACAGCAGTTGGTTCGACAGTGGTTGCAGAGGTCGCCGATTACTTTAAGAGCGAAAGCGTCAGAGACAAGAATGGCATGCCAATATATGTTGTAATTGGACCAACTACCAGCAATGGTCAAAGTAAACCAAGCTCCATGTGCAGAGTTACCGTTAACCTTTGTGAGCCTGTTGATGAAGTACAATTCGAACATTTGAATGGCGACACAATGCTGGTTACGTATCCGCATGGCAATGGCCATGGAGAATATCGAGAAAGAGAAAATCAGCTAGAGAAGCTGTTTGAAAGATTAGAATATCAATGCCATTTCGTGTACACCGGGGTGTTACCAAATCTGACCGCGCAGGTCACGTGTTATTATCGCCCGTAGTCATGGCGATATATGTTTCGACATAACTGCAATTCATCTGGGCCAGCATTCGCTGGCCTTTTTTATCGATCTCACAGCATTCATTGGATGTGTCATTTTTAGGTAAATTCAATTGCACCCAATGTGACTTTATTGTATCTTTTGTGTGAACATTATTATAAGGAGAATGTGATGTTTAATTTAAAGGTTTTATCAGGCAGTCTTTTGCTTGCCGCAGGCTTGTCTGCATCCTGTTTTGCGTCAGCAAATGAAAAACCAGGGATCTTTTTTAAGTCGCAAGGGCAAGAGGTTCGGGTAATATTTTCCGAGAGCTCGCGCACTGGTCAAATCAGCACAATTAAGTTTATATATGACTGTAATCGCAGTGACAATTGTATTACTAGTTCCTTTCACGATAGGTTGTATTATGATTTTGCCGCGGCGATGAAATATAAGCGGTTTTATAAATACGTTATGCTCGTCGTCGACCCCTGTTTTGATAATCCGAGCTGCATTCCTCATAAGGTTGATCCTATCACTTTAGAAGAAGACAACAGTTTATACGAGAGTGCTGTGGATTTGTCGGATGGTGAAGATCAAATCCAAAGGGTTATCAGACGCCCTAATCGGCAGCCTGACGATCCTGCGATTGCCAATAAGTTTTTGGAAGGATTGGCTGGAGCGATTGGCTCTGAGGGAGTAAAACAATTAGCGGACTTAATGAAGGACAAAAGCAAAAAGTCAACTAACCAGGGGGGGGTTCAATTTTATGGTATGAATCTTAAACGGGTAGGAAATCAAAATGTGCCTCAGAGTTTATGTCGCCTTGAAGGGAGCTACTGCACAGATATAGATGCCGTGCGGTTCGATCACTTACCCGGCGGTAGGGTTTTGGTTGAATACGACCATGGTGATGGTCGGGGTGAATATCGTGAGCGTGAGGATGCAATGCAAGACATGTTTGATGAACTGGATTATCAATGCCGATTTACGTATACCGGGGTATTGCCCAACCTGACCGCTCAGGTC
Protein-coding regions in this window:
- a CDS encoding efflux RND transporter permease subunit translates to MSEQPTPKQTGLIAYFAHNPVAANLMMFFILIMGIISYFTIQRQMFPSIELNLISVNATYPGASPQEIEESILIKVEEALKDVTEIDKAVYRAYRNGGSVQLEIDTSAELADVADKVRSRVDGIATFPASMEPIRVQQIEFTQDVVQMALVADLPLTQLKPLAKEVEDELLQLSNISLVDRNMPEYEIAIEVDPDALRRYNMSMEEVATAISRYSTNVSAGQIRTNSGLISVRVENQKYRGNEFRRIPVKVGENGAKVLLQDVAEIKDAFIEGEFYFQLNGVNAAYLSVKATNDQNMVPIANTIHSYIEAKNKTLPEGVELTAFVDMTYYLEARLAMMKKNMFQGAILVAIMLSIFLRFKLAFWVMVGLPVCFLGAIMMMPVFGISMNIVSLFAFIMVLGIVVDDAIVIGEAAYTEIERKGPGVNNVVVGAKRVATPATFGVLTTMAVFAPMVLSSGPEAAFFKSIAVVVMLCLAFSLIESKWILPAHIGHTKFSPMREGSWRAKFNTRFFAFVNGPYRNLIETCVQWRWTVLCGFVGMLILSVSLITSNQVRFVAMPKVPHDYPMVKLTLNDNASDSQTLEALTIIENMMLKVEDEIEQEYGQRMIKDIMVWNEGRTEGNVLAVLVEEDDRPFDAFELSRRWRENMPDIAGVKSLLVIDDVNDEGQGQGEFGYLLYGPDIDMLNAAGRQFISMLQQEKGLFDVSSSIDPESKEVQLVLKQVAYDLNLSLSDIANQVGMSFYGGEAQRVIRDGEEIKVMVRYPRLDREAFSSLKHTVITTPEGKDVMLGDVVEFVERPGVSYIRRENGYRTVYIYGNIDEQVIEPNQVVENIKNNLLPKLFEQFPEVKTELGGDIEEDQAQANEQMMFFIAGMFIVYILLAVPLKSYGQPLIIMSVIPFSLVGAIWGHWFFGLDMSMMSTYGLIAAAGVVINDSLVMTDYVNQVRKEGVKLKDAVVEAGCARFRAITLTSITTFAGVMPIIFETSLQAKFVIPMAVSLGFAVLFATLITLVLVPCLYIILIDISKVFGGFFGVFGKAARHVMNRGASQPQG